Proteins found in one Verrucomicrobiales bacterium genomic segment:
- a CDS encoding dihydrofolate reductase — translation MKRFKAIAAMSQNRVIGRENGIPWHLPEDFKWFKKMTTGNTIVMGRKTFESIGRPLPNRTTVVLSRSPFQHPGVRWVKDLSEVHPDQEPAEVFICGGAQIYEQALTQCSDLYLTLVKQTVDGDRFFPAFEQEFELVQTLQTTPEFDILHYRHR, via the coding sequence ATGAAACGCTTCAAAGCCATCGCGGCCATGTCGCAAAACCGAGTGATCGGGCGCGAAAACGGCATCCCGTGGCATCTCCCTGAGGACTTCAAGTGGTTCAAGAAGATGACCACCGGCAACACGATTGTGATGGGTCGAAAGACCTTCGAATCCATCGGCCGACCGCTACCCAACCGGACCACCGTCGTGCTGAGTCGAAGCCCCTTCCAGCACCCAGGCGTGCGCTGGGTCAAGGACCTTTCCGAGGTCCATCCCGATCAGGAGCCGGCCGAAGTGTTCATCTGCGGGGGAGCCCAGATTTACGAGCAGGCCTTAACCCAGTGCTCCGACCTCTACCTGACCTTGGTCAAGCAAACCGTGGATGGAGATCGATTCTTTCCCGCCTTCGAACAGGAGTTTGAGCTCGTCCAAACCTTGCAAACCACCCCTGAGTTTGACATCCTCCACTATCGCCATCGCTAG